One segment of Cystobacter fuscus DSM 2262 DNA contains the following:
- a CDS encoding YncE family protein: MRILLPSLALFLVACSEAEPRPPPTDRFVYPSGIHYRSVAGSTRGILYVSSANFDRCFDQGTVMAVDLDRVGTEGNRLPLLSESGANPAAPVVTFEQLNVPPESRVFIQSYAGQLAYWERADAAPRLFVTARADGDFIHYIDVPEPTRLSCVGTPGNNCIEGALSLTQVAGQTDDLPRAPAPFGVGVGAGGDVWVTHLSAADSPAGSAPSGLSNAFQSYVVRLPGDEPRVTTSDFFSLSIPDLPQGSSNSVVVDERYVFVSGRFDRYASSSSSARRFLLRVLDKNNPGRLLDPGLDLSFAASESRGLALTARPAVSGAASRRLYMAVRGPDSLLIVNVEGSEGDSPRMSVVGSVPLPLGPTEVTLVPRGAGRAELVLISCSDAGVVAVYDPDVGQVVAQVSVGQIRGVESPRPFGLDVQREGNSARIFASNFGDGRISVIDIPNLDSPQDARLVAYLGARQDVGQSATCTEVQQ; this comes from the coding sequence ATGCGCATCCTCCTCCCCAGCCTCGCGCTCTTCCTCGTCGCGTGCTCCGAAGCCGAGCCGCGACCCCCGCCCACGGATCGCTTCGTCTACCCGAGCGGCATCCACTACCGCTCCGTGGCCGGTTCCACGCGGGGCATCCTCTACGTGTCGAGCGCCAACTTCGACCGGTGCTTCGATCAGGGCACCGTCATGGCGGTCGATCTGGATCGCGTGGGCACGGAGGGCAACCGGCTGCCGCTGCTGAGCGAGTCGGGCGCCAATCCCGCCGCCCCCGTGGTGACGTTCGAGCAGCTCAACGTGCCGCCTGAATCCCGGGTCTTCATCCAGAGCTACGCCGGGCAGCTCGCCTACTGGGAGCGCGCGGACGCGGCGCCCCGCCTCTTCGTGACCGCGCGCGCCGACGGCGACTTCATCCACTACATCGACGTGCCGGAGCCAACGCGGCTGTCCTGCGTGGGCACCCCGGGCAACAACTGCATCGAGGGCGCGCTGTCGCTCACCCAGGTCGCGGGCCAGACGGATGATCTGCCCCGCGCGCCCGCGCCCTTCGGCGTGGGGGTGGGGGCCGGGGGCGACGTGTGGGTGACACACCTGAGCGCGGCGGATTCTCCGGCCGGGTCGGCCCCGTCGGGCTTGAGCAACGCCTTCCAGTCCTACGTGGTGCGCCTGCCGGGCGACGAGCCCCGGGTGACCACGTCGGACTTCTTCTCGCTGTCCATTCCGGATCTCCCCCAGGGCAGCAGCAACTCGGTGGTCGTCGACGAGCGCTATGTGTTCGTCTCCGGCCGGTTCGACAGGTACGCGTCGAGTTCCTCGTCGGCCCGGAGGTTCCTGCTGCGCGTGCTGGACAAGAACAATCCCGGGCGGCTGCTCGACCCCGGGTTGGATTTGAGCTTCGCGGCGAGCGAATCCCGGGGGCTCGCGCTGACGGCGAGGCCCGCGGTGTCGGGAGCGGCCAGTCGCCGGCTCTACATGGCCGTGCGCGGGCCGGACTCGCTGCTGATCGTGAACGTGGAGGGCAGTGAAGGGGATTCGCCCCGCATGTCCGTGGTGGGCTCGGTGCCACTGCCGCTCGGCCCCACGGAAGTGACGCTGGTGCCCCGAGGGGCGGGGCGGGCGGAGCTGGTGCTCATCTCCTGCAGTGACGCGGGCGTGGTGGCCGTCTATGACCCGGACGTGGGGCAGGTCGTGGCCCAGGTGTCGGTGGGACAGATCCGCGGCGTCGAGTCGCCCCGGCCCTTCGGCCTCGACGTGCAGCGGGAGGGCAACTCGGCGCGTATCTTCGCCAGCAACTTCGGAGATGGACGCATCTCGGTGATCGACATCCCCAACCTCGACAGTCCCCAGGACGCCCGGCTCGTGGCCTACCTCGGCGCCCGTCAGGACGTGGGGCAATCCGCGACGTGCACGGAGGTGCAGCAGTGA